The Trichosurus vulpecula isolate mTriVul1 chromosome 4, mTriVul1.pri, whole genome shotgun sequence genome contains a region encoding:
- the LOC118846440 gene encoding keratin, type I cuticular Ha3-I-like produces MPYNCCLPSISCHTSCSSRPCLPPSCHGCTLPGACDIPANVGNCGWFCEGSFNGNEKETMQFLNDRLANYLEKVRQLELENAELESRIREWCQQQVPYVCPDYQSYFRTIEELQQKILCSKSENTRLVVQIDNAKLASDDFRTKYETELSLRQLVEADINSLRRILDNLTLCKSDLEAQVESLREELVCLKKNHEEEVNSLRSQLGDRLNVEVDAAPAVDLNRILNELRAEYEAVVENNRRDVEEWFTTQTEELNKQVVSSSEQLQNYQTDIIELRRTVNALEVELQAQHTLRDSLENTLTESEARYSSQISQLQCMVTNVESQLAEIRGDLERQNQEYQVLLDIRSRLECEISTYRNLLECEDSK; encoded by the exons ATGCCTTACAACTGCTGCCTGCCCAGCATCAGCTGTCATACCAGCTGCTCCTCCAGGCCCTGCCTGCCTCCCAGCTGCCATGGCTGCACCCTCCCTGGAGCTTGTGACATCCCTGCCAATGTGGGCAACTGTGGCTGGTTCTGTGAAGGCTCCTTCAATGGCAATGAGAAGGAGACCATGCAGTTCCTGAATGACCGTCTGGCCAACTACCTGGAGAAGGTGCGGCAGCTGGAGTTGGAGAATGCTGAGCTGGAGAGTAGGATCCGGGAGTGGTGCCAACAGCAGGTCCCCTACGTGTGTCCAGACTACCAGTCCTACTTCAGGACCATTGAGGAGCTTCAGCAGAAG ATCCTGTGCTCTAAGTCTGAGAACACCAGGCTAGTGGTTCAGATTGACAATGCCAAGCTGGCTTCTGATGACTTCCGAACCAA GTATGAGACCGAGCTCTCCCTGCGCCAGCTGGTGGAGGCTGATATCAACAGCCTTCGCAGAATCCTGGACAATCTGACCCTGTGCAAGTCTGACCTGGAGGCCCAAGTGGAGTCCCTCAGGGAGGAGCTTGTCTGCCTGAAGAAGAACCATGAGGAG gagGTCAACTCCCTACGTAGCCAGCTTGGTGATCGACTCAATGTGGAGGTGGACGCTGCCCCAGCTGTGGACCTGAACAGGATCCTGAATGAGCTTCGGGCTGAGTATGAGGCTGTGGTGGAGAACAACCGCAGGGACGTGGAGGAATGGTTTACCACTCAG ACAGAGGAGCTGAATAAGCAGGTGGTGTCCAGCTCTGAACAGCTGCAGAACTACCAGACTGACATCATTGAACTAAGACGCACTGTCAATGCTCTAGAGGTTGAGCTGCAGGCCCAGCACACCCTG AGAGATTCTCTGGAAAATACACTGACCGAGTCCGAGGCCCGTTACAGCTCCCAGATATCCCAGCTACAGTGTATGGTCACCAATGTGGAGTCCCAGCTGGCTGAGATCCGTGGTGACCTGGAGAGGCAGAACCAAGAGTACCAGGTTCTCCTGGATATTAGGTCTCGGCTAGAGTGTGAGATTTCCACATACCGCAACCTGCTGGAGTGTGAGGATTCCAAGTAA